One Corynebacterium appendicis CIP 107643 DNA window includes the following coding sequences:
- a CDS encoding glycoside hydrolase family 3 N-terminal domain-containing protein — protein sequence MRAVAVAVGALTCVVCVACAGPEEAREPVTVEVTETRTVTETPPPALPADLRERVASLMVVGVKNYDEARAALEHGAGGLFLPSWSDPGLLTEEGRNINALREEFDRPFSVGIDFEGGRVQRHSDVLGSFPTPRDLAQEPPEIIRGKGYDVGRTLAEYGINVDYAPLLDVDAAGLDIVGDRAFGSSPERVAEVAVLFAQGLVDAGVTPTFKHFPGHGRASGDTHETLAHTPPIQDLNAFDLAPYAAVLPKFPHASVMVGHMVVPGVGDGRSPSSLNPNAYRMLREGNYPGGQPFDGVAVTDDLSGMRAITDLMPTPEAVRNAIAAGADQALWSSGEGLGEAIDSTVAAVEKGEIPPERIDAAARRVQQQLIDGSR from the coding sequence ATGCGTGCTGTTGCCGTGGCCGTCGGCGCGCTGACGTGCGTTGTCTGCGTCGCATGCGCGGGGCCCGAAGAAGCGCGGGAGCCGGTGACCGTTGAGGTGACGGAAACGCGCACAGTGACCGAGACCCCGCCGCCCGCCCTGCCCGCGGACCTGCGCGAACGCGTCGCTTCGCTGATGGTCGTCGGCGTGAAAAACTACGACGAGGCGCGCGCCGCGCTTGAGCACGGCGCCGGCGGGCTGTTCCTGCCGAGCTGGTCCGACCCCGGGCTGCTTACGGAAGAAGGCCGCAACATCAACGCGCTGCGGGAGGAATTCGACCGCCCGTTCTCCGTCGGCATCGACTTCGAAGGCGGCCGCGTGCAACGGCATTCCGACGTGCTCGGCTCGTTTCCGACGCCGCGCGACCTCGCGCAGGAACCGCCGGAGATCATCCGCGGCAAAGGCTACGACGTCGGCCGCACCCTCGCGGAATACGGCATCAACGTCGACTACGCCCCGCTGCTCGACGTCGACGCGGCTGGCCTCGACATCGTCGGCGACCGGGCGTTCGGCTCGTCCCCGGAGCGTGTCGCGGAAGTCGCTGTGCTATTCGCCCAGGGGCTTGTCGACGCCGGCGTCACCCCCACCTTCAAGCATTTCCCCGGTCACGGCCGTGCCAGCGGCGACACCCACGAGACCCTCGCGCACACGCCGCCGATCCAGGACTTGAACGCGTTCGACCTCGCGCCGTATGCCGCCGTCCTGCCGAAATTCCCGCACGCGTCGGTCATGGTCGGGCACATGGTCGTCCCCGGCGTCGGCGACGGGCGCTCTCCGTCTTCGCTGAACCCCAACGCGTACCGCATGCTGCGCGAGGGCAATTACCCCGGCGGCCAGCCCTTCGACGGCGTCGCGGTCACCGACGACCTGTCCGGCATGCGCGCCATCACCGACCTCATGCCAACCCCCGAAGCCGTGCGCAACGCCATCGCGGCGGGCGCGGACCAGGCCTTGTGGTCGTCCGGCGAGGGCTTGGGCGAAGCGATCGACAGCACAGTCGCTGCCGTCGAGAAGGGGGAGATTCCGCCGGAGCGCATCGACGCCGCCGCGCGGCGCGTCCAGCAGCAGCTTATCGACGGCTCCCGTTAG
- a CDS encoding DUF2613 domain-containing protein — MTSVIRSARSSQSWSRRTLGPVLASSVTGIVLGVIGVVGIASFSGQNQVPSGNAVPADEAVLGGPEYGSRQ; from the coding sequence ATGACCTCCGTTATTCGCAGTGCCCGCTCGAGCCAGTCCTGGTCCCGCCGCACCTTAGGCCCCGTGCTGGCCAGCTCGGTGACCGGCATCGTGCTCGGCGTCATCGGCGTGGTGGGCATCGCGTCGTTCTCCGGACAGAACCAGGTGCCGTCCGGCAACGCCGTCCCCGCCGATGAGGCTGTGCTCGGCGGACCGGAGTACGGCTCCCGGCAGTAG
- a CDS encoding VanW family protein, producing the protein MSSVQAQRGTSGGPGESRSGSRGLKIAAGFLVGLIVLLLGLYLADVAFNRGNVPRGTAVGGVEVGGMAPAEAVDKLSAELGGVNDDPVTVAAGEKTTEFVPASAGLGPDWQATIDAAGTESLNPVTRLMGLFRTTEVDIVSTADEAALAPTVERVAKDLTVEPVDGTVAIKDGKADVKDPQPGQNIPADELKRAMTSNWLNPDGVEVEPDITDPAIDEKLVKDTVDGPVARALDGPLTLKGRDDTDAVIDSDRIGEVVTFRNDPGQRRIVPEVDSEAAQGILAEQLKDTVKEGKNATISASGEVTPSVDGIEIRWDETMKSFGDRVLGDESRTWDADYRDTPATFTTEQAESATFNDVVGEFTTGGYSSASGTNISIVANTVDGAVVSPGETFSLNGYTGPRGTAQGYVSSGIIIDGRAGNAVGGGISQFATTLYNASYFAGMTDVDHTPHSYYISRYPAGREATVYEGAIDLAFKNDTPHPVKIETSFGGGEVTVRFKGVKDREVESVNGGRWAYTSPSPKSVSGGECIPSGGAQGFTTSDTRIVRDLSGNEISRETQTTVYNPQPIVQCG; encoded by the coding sequence GTGAGTAGTGTGCAAGCCCAACGCGGGACCAGCGGCGGCCCCGGAGAGTCCCGCAGTGGATCCCGCGGCCTGAAGATCGCCGCCGGCTTCCTCGTCGGCCTCATTGTGCTCCTGCTGGGGCTCTACCTGGCCGATGTCGCGTTCAACCGCGGAAACGTTCCGCGCGGCACCGCCGTCGGCGGGGTCGAGGTCGGGGGGATGGCACCTGCGGAGGCCGTCGATAAGCTCAGCGCTGAGCTCGGCGGCGTCAACGACGACCCTGTGACTGTCGCCGCCGGTGAGAAGACCACCGAATTCGTCCCTGCGAGCGCCGGGCTGGGTCCCGACTGGCAGGCCACGATCGACGCCGCCGGCACCGAATCGCTCAACCCCGTCACGCGGCTTATGGGTCTGTTCCGCACCACAGAGGTGGACATTGTCTCCACCGCCGACGAGGCCGCGCTGGCGCCCACTGTCGAGCGCGTCGCGAAAGACCTTACCGTCGAACCTGTCGACGGCACGGTGGCCATCAAGGACGGCAAAGCCGACGTCAAAGACCCGCAGCCCGGCCAGAACATTCCCGCCGACGAGCTCAAGCGCGCCATGACCTCCAACTGGCTCAACCCCGACGGCGTCGAAGTCGAGCCGGACATCACCGACCCGGCGATCGACGAGAAGCTGGTCAAAGACACCGTCGACGGCCCCGTCGCGCGCGCCCTCGACGGCCCGCTGACCCTGAAGGGCCGCGACGACACCGACGCCGTCATCGACTCCGACCGCATCGGCGAGGTGGTGACATTCCGCAACGACCCCGGCCAGCGCCGCATCGTTCCCGAGGTTGACTCCGAGGCTGCCCAGGGCATCCTCGCCGAGCAGCTCAAAGACACCGTCAAGGAAGGCAAGAACGCGACCATCTCAGCGTCCGGCGAGGTCACTCCGTCCGTCGACGGCATCGAGATCCGCTGGGACGAGACCATGAAGAGCTTCGGCGACCGCGTGCTCGGCGACGAGTCACGCACCTGGGACGCCGACTACCGCGACACCCCCGCCACCTTCACCACCGAGCAGGCTGAGAGCGCGACCTTCAACGACGTCGTCGGCGAATTCACCACCGGCGGGTACAGCTCTGCTTCCGGCACCAATATCTCGATCGTCGCCAACACCGTCGACGGTGCTGTGGTCAGTCCCGGCGAGACCTTCTCACTCAACGGCTACACCGGCCCCCGCGGCACCGCGCAGGGCTACGTGTCTTCCGGCATCATCATCGACGGACGTGCCGGAAACGCCGTCGGCGGCGGCATCTCCCAGTTCGCCACCACCTTGTACAACGCCTCCTACTTCGCGGGCATGACCGACGTCGACCACACCCCGCACTCCTACTACATCTCCCGCTACCCGGCCGGCCGCGAAGCCACCGTTTACGAAGGCGCCATCGACTTAGCCTTCAAGAACGACACCCCGCACCCGGTGAAGATCGAGACCAGCTTCGGCGGGGGCGAGGTCACCGTCCGCTTCAAGGGCGTCAAGGACCGCGAGGTCGAATCCGTCAACGGCGGCCGCTGGGCCTACACCTCTCCGTCGCCGAAGAGCGTCTCCGGCGGCGAGTGCATCCCGTCCGGGGGTGCCCAGGGCTTCACCACCTCCGACACCCGCATCGTCCGCGACCTGTCCGGCAACGAGATCTCCCGCGAAACCCAGACCACGGTGTACAACCCGCAGCCGATCGTGCAGTGCGGCTAG
- a CDS encoding esterase/lipase family protein → MNLFKPVLNDPDFTPSHPTPVLYVHGIHSRASGFRRNARFLRDHGYWVWGFNYGKMLLPGLYGTGRLEDSLGELEASVDKVLAETGAKQVDIVAHSQGGLLTKLFIARGGAPKVRRVVAMGANFHGTDLKGKAPRVLERLERFPTLTRLLLSPSVTQQLAGSEWMRENADPLPDTDPSVVYTALYSTRDTLVTPYYASTLNAVDGADVVNKEVPGAPIHQLMMRDGEIRELTLWGLERPTTTSD, encoded by the coding sequence GTGAACCTGTTCAAACCTGTTCTCAACGACCCCGACTTCACGCCCTCACATCCGACGCCGGTGCTGTACGTGCACGGGATCCACAGCCGGGCGAGCGGGTTTCGTCGTAACGCGCGCTTTTTGCGGGACCACGGCTATTGGGTGTGGGGCTTCAACTACGGGAAGATGCTCCTGCCTGGCCTGTACGGGACGGGGAGGCTGGAGGATTCGCTGGGGGAGCTGGAGGCGAGCGTCGATAAGGTGCTCGCGGAGACGGGGGCGAAGCAGGTCGATATTGTCGCGCACTCGCAGGGTGGGCTGCTGACGAAGCTGTTCATTGCGCGCGGCGGTGCACCGAAGGTGCGGCGCGTGGTCGCAATGGGCGCGAATTTCCACGGCACGGACTTGAAAGGCAAGGCACCGCGCGTGCTGGAACGCCTCGAGCGCTTTCCGACGTTGACCCGGCTCCTGCTCAGCCCCAGCGTGACGCAGCAGCTAGCGGGCTCCGAATGGATGCGAGAGAACGCCGATCCCCTGCCGGACACGGACCCGTCAGTGGTGTACACGGCGCTGTACTCGACGCGCGACACCCTGGTCACCCCGTACTACGCCTCGACGCTGAACGCGGTGGACGGCGCAGACGTGGTGAATAAAGAGGTCCCCGGCGCGCCGATCCACCAGCTGATGATGCGCGACGGGGAGATTCGCGAGCTGACCCTGTGGGGTCTGGAGCGCCCGACGACAACCTCTGACTAG